GATTTCCGCTGCAGGTGCTCACTTTCCGCGGGGCGGGCGGTGAGCCTCCTCGGCGCATAGCGCCTGTGGGGTCTCACCTGTCCCACTGCTCCCGCAGGAGTCTCGCACCTTTCGCTCCAATCAACTTTGTAAATACAAAATGACAACAAAAAAAACCTTTTCATCCCTGATGAAGGGACGAGAAGGTTTTCCCGCGGTACCACCCTAATTGACAAAGCATATGATAGCTCTGTCCTCTAGTTATTCGTATCGTGAATTCACGCCAAAGTTTACTTTACCTATCAAAAATAGTGTTCAACCTGGAACTCAAGGGTGATTTTTCGAATTTTCGGCTTTCCTAGGCTTACACCATCCCTAAGTCGCTTTAAAAGCATGTTGAAAAAACGTACTGTCCCTATCATCGTCATTCTTATTTAAGGTTCTATTGTTATGCATTATATGCGATTTATAATTCGTTCGTCAAGTTATGCTAATGAATCTTCTTCAGCTGCCTTCAATTCAGATGCATCTAACTCATATTGGAGTAAATGATCCCAATCATCATTGCTTAATAAATCAAGCTGTGCTTCAATCAGCATTTTAAAGCGAGTTCTGAATACCTTTGATTGCTTCTTAAGATCTTCTATTTCCAAGGCAATTTTTCTTGCCTTTGTAAGCGATTCATTAACAATCCGATCAGCATTTTTTTCTGCTTCCTTGATGATTAATTTTGCTTCCTTTTGC
The DNA window shown above is from Bacillus sp. T3 and carries:
- a CDS encoding DivIVA domain-containing protein, translating into MPLTPLDIHNKEFSKGFRGYDEDEVNEFLDQVIKDYELLIREKKELEEKLKDQTERLGHFSSIEETLNKSIVIAQEAGEEVRRNAQKEAKLIIKEAEKNADRIVNESLTKARKIALEIEDLKKQSKVFRTRFKMLIEAQLDLLSNDDWDHLLQYELDASELKAAEEDSLA